The nucleotide window caaagacaaaaaaaagtgaaattgtaaaatgatgtaaaagtgaaaaaaccAAACAACTAAGAGAATTGTTTAGACTCAGTAGCTCATGAAAGATATAATATACTTTGCGACTGAAAAATCAGAGACATGACAAATTATGTTTCGAAGTCTGTTGTATTTGATATGCAATAGCTTTTTCATACTTCTTGCTCAGTTATGAATGACGGAGACGGGGATCCACAGGACATTGTCAAGCTGACCCATGACAAGCTGTCAGCAGATGCGGTATCTGAAGCAGTGGTGTGTCCATCCTGTGGAGCAGTCTCCATGTTCATTGGTATGTGTAGGAGTCCATTCAGCATATATTATTAAACGGTTAGTTCCAACCCCTTTTTCCAGTTGTTCAATTTGTGTTCCGGTCATGACAGTATCCCCTGATATACCACAGGCACATGGACTTTTTGTACATCATTTAAATATCGTTGGTAATTATGTGCCTGTCACTTCTATAAAACATTGTTGGATGAACTTAAGAATGAAGTTAGATAGCTGCATAGGTAAGGTTACCTACATAAAGTAAGAAGAGAAACCAAATCCGGTTTTATTGATTACATGAACATTTGCGTAGTGCCTAATATACCCCCAGCTTTAGACTAGGGGTGtactagctagatagctagcaaaTCCGAGCTAGTTTGCAAGACATGGAAATAATACAGACTGACTTAGACTAAGTGGCCTCAAGGCATAGCTTTCAGTACAAAGTTACAGGCAGCCATCGCGTAAGAGCAGGGAACAGAGGAGTAGCATCTTGCCTCTCCCAAACGAAATGTGACCCGCTGTCCTCTGTTTGATAAACAGAGCCCCACTTCTGAGACACTGCCCCGAGAATTTTCAAACGATGTTTGATAAGTCACCTTGTTAGCTAGATCCTTCAGTAGCTAGCCGTACCGTTAGGTAGCCTAATCTTCAGAAGGTTAATGCAGCAACAGTAACGTTACAGGCTTGGTAACTACTTTCATTGGTGGGATGGTTTTTCATCAATAAAACTAATTGAATTTGCTCTAACCTCCTACTTCAGTTTAACAAAATAGCTAACCTTAAGTTCATCCAGCTGTGTATCCATTGTATAAAAGCTTTATGAGAATAAACCCCGTGgtatatcatgaatattggGATTATGATATTGTGATATGATCTACCAGGGGTCTTGAGTGCTATAACGCTTTAATATAGCCTACCACGTGTTTGAAGGTCAAAGCATATGATGACTATTCTTCTCATGTTGTATCAGGCACCACAAGGAACAATTTTGAGGGAAAGAAGGTTGTCCAGCTTGAGTATGAAGCATATGTCCCAATGGCGGAGTCACAACTAAAGAAGATATTCAAAGACATAAGAGACAGATGGACAACTGTGAGGCATATCTGTGTTCATCACAGATTGGGGTGAGTCTTAGAAATTAGCATTGAAGACTGTTACTGTCTTTCATAAAATATGCTATGCACTCTTTCTGTGCATTGGACATTTAGAATAAAGCATGTCATCTGTGGATAGTCTATATAGATCTGTTTGTGGGAGTGTAGTATGAGTGTGGGAGTCAAAAAAGGATGATAGTTGGAATGAGCAGTGGCTCTGATGAAGATGCAGTGTTGTAGTTCTAGTCAGAGCCTTAACCTTCCTATAGCAAATAGAGAGCTGTGGCAAGCAAACTTCTCCAGCTTGGTGGCTTACCAGTCAGAGTAGAATTGGAGTAACAATTAAGTCAGAGTAGCAGGCTACTCTGTGATAAGGGATACCCTCAAAAACCATGGCTGATGATTCTGTTCCCACAACCGTTAGCAGGTACACAGCTCAGGTACAACAGCTGGCTACACTTAAAAGatttatgttgcatttcagtatttatagTGTTTTTACATGGCTaaacaatatttcacatattaatTTTACCAGCTACAGTGTTAATAAGATCACATGTAGTGATGTGGAGAGGGGATGAAAAATTTGAGATTTCATGTTCTCCACAAATTGATCCAGCAACTGGCTCAAAGTAGGCAGCAGCATAACAACAGGTTGTGCAAGTCTGCACGCTGTTTGCAAATCGCGTTGCCACATGTGGAATTTCTCGCCTACTGTCCTCAGAGGAAATTAAGAATCTTAaccataatgaaaaaaaaactacttagTCTTGACAAacattgtattaatgtatttcacAAAACCAATCTCAAATTATCATTGTTAACTTTCAAGTTGTCTGAGATTGGAAACCATCCGTGCTAATTTGCCGGCATGTATTCACATTTATGTTTGATCATGTTCACGCCATGCACCATGACAACCCCATTTCTTTCAATCACTGCAATGTTGagacatttgttcatttgttcataaCTGTGAAAATCAACATTGCTGCCGTTCATTTGCACCACTTCACAAATAAGATGAGCTCTACTGGAAGGAAACAGTCTTAGTCCCACTCCTAAATGCTTTTAGCAGGACACTTCAGAGTAATTCTGAGATGCATGAATATGGGCCCTGGTCCTAGAGCGAGTGTGGCAGAGAATAAATTGGAGAAGCCAGTTTTatacaaatgaaacaatatgCTTGATGGCTGTATTACCTCTTCACCTGACATTAGCTGTCAGTCTTGCTGTCAGAATGCTCTCTGTCACTCCGCTGTTTCAGTAGCATCTCTTGATTTTCAGTGTTGTCCCAGTGACAGAGGCCAGCGTCATCATCGgtgtctcctctcctcacagGAGGGAGTCTCTGGAGGCAGTGGCGCACTGCATTGAGGCCCTGAAAGCTAATGTTCCAATCTGGAAAAAAGTGAGTCCTCCTTCACATTCACAGCACTTTCAGAATAAAACCATTCATTAGGAGCTGAAAATGTGATTTAGTGATGTTTATGAATATGCACAGCGTTGCATAAACCATTTGTGTCATTATACAATATGTGCAACAAGAGAATGAGACAAGCAGTCCATTGTGAAAGTATGTTAATGCCTGAAGCGTATGAAATGATTTTAGGGTCATTCCATGTCAGATGAATACAACTGGGCTCTGTCTGCATAGCCTTTTCATATCCACAAGCTCTTCCTGTATCCCCCACAGTCCAGAGACATGCTATCTATAGGGTAGTGAAGCCAGACTGCCCCtcgtgtgagcgtgtgagtgctCTGCGATGGACTGATATGATGCTTAACCAATCACACACAATCTTCAGGGTCCTTAATTCATTCTGCTTTAGAGCTCATTATTTTTAGTTTCAGTATTTCATGTTGATTGCTGTTTGTGCTGCCTTGATTTTTATGACTGAGATATGTAGTGATTGTGAAGTTGTAATCAATGTCACGAAAAGTGGCCCTGCTGATTTTGACATAAGAAATGTGTGTTGCACGTTACATTTGTATGAATAGTAATTTAGCTGGCATTCCtatccacagcagcagcacacaaaAGTGCACACACTACAAGAAGTTAGGCTTAGAGCAGAGGCGAAATTAAATCAAAGCGTCACAATCCGATAGTAGGAGTCATTACGTAACATTCCTTAATACATGCCATACTAGGTGCAAGAGGAAGTCATGAGGATATTGCAAGTGTGTTTAAAGATACAGCATGTTTAGACTTCAGTGTTAGTTGAACCAAGATGCAATTTGAACATGGGAGTTTTTAGTCTCTGGCATGCAagatattacatatatttacatatgtactGTTCCATATTTTGTCGTAGTTTTAGTAGCATTTAACATACATTACTTATTATACCATATTAGTGGGTAATATGCTATATTGTGTAACAATACATTGCAGTTGAGATATCCTCCAGGACATTTTTAATGGTTAAATTCCCAGTCAAAGTCTAAGTAGAAGTTTCCTGGCTGGCTTGCTGAAACAGAGCAGCCATGTTTTATCATGGATGCCACATGAAGCACGTGGTGCTGGACAGGCATCTCATGAAAGCTTGCATTGTGTTTCAGATACAGCACATTAATCAGGAGGGCAGTTTGCATGCTGAGCACTAAATGGCCAAAGCATCCGCTTTGAAGTTAAAGATAGCTGAGAAGCCGCTGGAGTGTTTCATTCTTCTTGATCTGAATTCCATTTGATGGTCCTGAAGTGCAAATTGTTCATGTGATTTATGTGTCCTGATTTGACAGAGGagtctttttctccttctcttttttaagGAGATCTATGAAACTGAAGGTTCTGCTTGGAAGGAGAACAAGGAGTGTCTGTGGGCTGGGAGTGGCCAGAAGTAACAACGGAGAATGTAAACAACATATACATCTATATGTCTGTACATCACTGTGGGCTGTCATGTGTGGTTACTGAACATGTTAAATtgataagaaataaaatatggtGTCAATGTGCCAATGTTTGCATTCTGCCAACAGTAACAAAAGCTTGTTGTGTTAACGGCCTATGGCTTGTGTcaagccaaaaaaataaaaaagccaatCACCATTTTGCATGAACCAAatttatttacaatgcattttcacatcaaCTGCAATAGTTTAAAACCACCAAGAACAGGTTTGTAATGATCAAATAAAGAACAGCAATTAAAACATATATGAAAGGAACTAGTGGTCCTATACCCATTCATATAAAAAGTACACTTATAAAAATCAGTGCAAAAGTCCATAACTTAGACATTCCATCAGTTTTACTAAGCCAATATTATAACCTCAGGCCTTTGCTTGTCCTGGGTCCTGCACAGTATCTACAACAAAGTGTTTTCTATACAGCGACTGCTGGTCTTTGTtgggaaaaatgaaatgcttaatGGTCATAGGCATATGAATTATTATGTACATCTTTAAAGTATCTGTAAACAAATATAATGCAAGTAGGCAAGCACAGACatataagtaaatatattaAGGAATGGCTGCATTCAAGAATTGTCTGTATCGCTCTCAATATGTCAGGTTTACATTGATATTAAATGGGGCTTTGTACCGTTTGTATCATCAACGTGAAATGGAATATGCCTTAATTTCCCTTACATTTAGAATTATATGGCCTTGAATTTCTAACCAcctaaattacattttaggcaAATGCCCTTATTCTACCATTGGACATCTATCCCTCTGAAAGGACAGGAGCAGACGAATGATTTGTATGACTTTCAGAACTTTTCACATTAAATCTGAacaatttgatttcaggattcTACAACTGTATGGCTGTAACTTCAGATAAATGTATTAAGCACATGTAACATTTGAATTGTTGCACAAAGAGGTCACATAAGGCTTATCAGTGGCTCTTTATTTTGGCCGATGTACTCTGGTTACGTTCTGCTCTATAACTCTTTGCATAGAAATTGTTTTCAGAAAGGGCTGTAAGAGCCAAAGGCACCGTCTATGCAGTGACACGGGCAGGACAATAACACACTGCACTTAGTTACCCGATGAGCCTGTATCTTTAGGTTAATTCTGCATAGCTGCAGGTGGGACAGCTAGCATATCTGAACACATTCCAGTTGCCCTGTATTCTGAACATACAATTGCTATTTAActcatttccacatttaataaattaactTTGCTTGCACCCAATACAATGCATAGTACAATTTACATTCATATGCCAGCATATGAGAAAAACTATTATGAATACTTATTATATATCTTCTGGAAGATTTAAATTGCTGGGAACTGAAAGATTGATGAGCTACATGTATACGTACCCTGTGATGAATATTGATAGCTATTCATATCCTAGAATCCTCCAACAGTGAGCCTGTCCAATCCcatttcatgcaaaatgcaaaatcacCACGTGACAGCTACACTGGGGCAGTAATACCAAGTCAGGAACAGTGCTAAAGCTCCCATACTTAAAACctaattacatttcaatttcatcCAGGAAGAGGTACAGTAGTTAATTGGTACAGTAGTTAATTGTTTTTCTCTGCTCGCAGGCAGACATAGTGCTATCATTGTGCTTTGTTTCTGGGGGGTCAGCCTTATCCTACATTGATCgagctctgagtgtgtgtttccgATTTGGCTTTTAAAGGCATGTGTTCCGTTTGGCCCTCTGCAGCCTCAGGCCTTTGATTGCGCTGAATCTGCGCAGTGACGTGTCCACCCAAAGACGCCTCGCCACAGCGTGCAGATGGACAGCCGTAGGGGCTGACGGCTGGCATATTTTGCACGGGTCCCCACACCAAACGCTTTTTGTCATCAGTTCCCTTTTCGATAAAGGTGAAGGAGAGGGCAGCCAGGATGGCCGTCTGCGGCCCTTCGCCTGCCGCGCCAAACTCATGCCTCGTCCTGCTGGAGTCCCTCGTTCTCCGGCTCGTTCTCCCCCTCTTTCATCAGCTGCTGGTACTTGCTTTTGAAGAAGCCCAACTGAAAGGAAATTGATGCAAAGCAAGCGCTGACATGTGACGACTAATGTTGTGGAATGATCGGAGTCCACATACAACACATGACCCGACAGAACAAGCGCTTAGCTGTACCTTGTGTTTGCACTACATGTTATGAAGCAACTGTTAAATTGGCTGCCAATGACCATGACGAGAAATATACACTTTGCATTCCTGAAGAAAAGACCATTATGagtaatattatatttttgtgagCTTCCCTTTTGTAGAAATTCTAAAGCCATTTCACTGTCGAAGTCAGATGTATTTGACATGAGACAATATACGTGAATTTAACATAGCAGATAGATAGAGAATAGGAACAGTACCTTCCAGAGCAGGAGAACTGCCGCAGCCAATAGGAGCAGTCCCCCTATCACACTGCCCACAATCACTCCCACCGGCACATCGGCTTTCTCCTGTGGCTTACTGATCATTATTCCCACCTGGACAGTGGAGAAAAGACAACTGCGGTCACACTATGACACTttgcacagaggagaaaatgtTCCAGCTATGAATGGAAAATGCCATCTTTTTGTTAACATGCTGTTCATAAGAGTACCACTAGAGGTCAGTGTACGCTGGATAAACTGGCAGACATGCCAGAAAAACTTTTCAAACCTCAATCCTAACCCTAACAGACCCAATCAGCAGAGATGGGAAGAACAAGTGTTTTGAAGACATAACACCCCAAAATGTGTCACTGTAATGTACACCATACCTAATGGTAAAGACTGAACGTTCATTACTGTTTATTCCAAATGCATGGGAAGATGctgatgtgtctgtgtactAACCTACACTTAGATAAAGCATACTGAAAAAGTATATTGGATGTTTCTTCTTTAGAGACAACACAATGTGTGAGATTTCAGGTGCATAGGCAGAGGTCTGTTAGAATGCAGATTACCCCAGGTTCATTCAATATGGCTGACATTGTTTCATCATACTGATGAAGATGCTGTCAAAGTGACGTACCGGCAGCTCATTAGGGTTGATTACCAGCAGCTCCGGCTCTGACGTTTCTATGCTCATAGTTACACTCAGCATGATGGACTGGAAGGTCGcctgcacagccacagagggAAAGAACAACTCAagagctgagagctgaagaccccccccccccccccacatccccacacacacacacacagatttgttTCTGGCCACGCTGTGGAATCATATGAAATTAGATGGAGAGAGTGGTGTACACTTACAGAGGCAAATGTGCCGTTCCAGACCCTGGTGGTGATGTTCACAAAGTAGTCATGTTTTACCTCCATGTCTTTCAGcacacacttcatggccttaCATGTGGCGCTTTTACAGTTCTGCAAGCATGAGACAGAGCCACACGTCTGAGTAAACATTGTGATCACCAAGACGTGTGAGAACATTATCATCTGAACTACAATCACTACAATCCGAACTACAATTCTTAATGTCAAtatctttattttgtttgtctctgtgttactggttgtttttttattttagtgtgtATCGTACTGCCGTGTTTAAtgatttgtttattgtatttgcaCTTTTGCTCCTCCACGTTATGCACTTTGGGCTGCAAAGATGTGCATTATTATTGTGCATATTATTGCTCCTACTTGACTTCCACTGTATCTTGGCTGTTGTACCTCGAGGGCAGTCAGTTACGGAAGGGCAGTGTTTTCCATTGTGAATAGAGCCTCAGGAAGGCAGAGATCCTGCTCAGTGGCTGCTGAAAGTGTAGAgaccccccacacactcactagctcctctgttcctctgaagTTCTCGGGGGAGTAGGAGGTCGTGTATGGCCTCTTGCTGATCTCCAGCGGGTCCACCAGGCCACTCTCCTCACAGTTCACACCGCCCCCCTGCCGGAAATTAACTTGCTGCTCAGTCTGTTCtactctgtgtgtttttcacatgctgtaactgtgtgtgcacgtgtgcgtgcgtgtgtgcgtgcgtgtgtgcgtgcgtgtgtgagtgcgagtgtgtgtattggtgtgtgagtaagtgtgtggCAGGTCTGGGAGTGTCAAATGACCTTTGGGTCAGCGTTTTGAAAATCCCCTCCAGCGATCTTTTGTTGTTGATGAGGTAATTGTAGGTAATTGTTCTCTTGCTACATTGTATTTGAGTTATGAGTAATTATGAAATTTCAAATTGAAAGAAAAAGCGCTTGCGCACCAGTAAGTACTGCCTGAACTCACTGATTTAGTCTTGACTCCAGTTAAGTAGAACAATGGGTTTCCTCCCTTGGTGGAAACCGGCAGGGAGACTGTCAGATAGGCCAGGCTGACTGGGATGTTTCCTGTGGAAGCCTGAGGGAGAAAACAGATGCTGCCTTACTACAGCCAGCAGAGTTCAAAGGTGGCGTCTGGCACCTGCTCTGGAAAATCACACCACATTCATGCCACAACAAACCGCATTCACTTTAGCCGACTTCATATCGATGACCTCAACAGGCTCAATGACTGACAAACAAGGTTACGACATATTTTGACATCAACTTACTTTCAGTCTGAAGCTGAACTCTGGACCAATGTCATTGTAATCTTCCACTGTGGTCTTCACTGTACTCTCTTCATTCACCACGTAAAAGTTAATATTTGCATCTCTGAGGAAAGAAGCGagacacaaaaaacaggcagaatgtCATGAGGATCTAGCCTGGATTCCTCCCAAACACACTGCTTCAGCTCTTAGATGCATTTAGTTCATCCAGAAATTAAAAATCTCATTCAGTATAACAAATTGAAGCTTGAAATGAACTTTACATTCTCTGGAAAAGGTCAGGAATTATTTGAAAGTGGATCCTGGGGACATTTACAATTCAATGCACCAAAGTCAAAAGCTGGCTTACAGCAGCCAGTTAATGAGACCGTTTATTCCCTCTCACAGAACCCCCATCGCACCTTTTCATAGTCTTACCTTTTTGTTATAGAACATATCTGATACCTTCGGTAATTCAGTGAACTCCTGTGAGAcactcatttaaaataacaattcaaGGAAACTCCCCTTTTTCAGCCGTGGGCAagttatcattttaaaacttcTGACTACTGATActgcatttttgaaattgtagtactattttgagtttttttcttaTCAACACACATGCTTGTTGTAAAAGGTAAATGGCCATACCTTGTCAAGCTGATTTCAGAATCATACTGGACATTGAAGGAGACATCGGCGGTGTTGTCAGTGGGCGTCTCCTCTTTGCTGTCACTGTGGCAGATACACAGGAAAGATGGAGGCGCGTTTCAAATGGAAATCATATACAGcgtgaaaaaaatctgcacaaaataaatgtttctccCACCTTTCAGCCTCAAAGTGGATGTCCACCTTGCTCTGCAGCTGATTAAAATTGAAGTCAAAGTTGATTTTGAATGTCACcttcagagaggaaaagcaCACAGCTTAGTCCAAGGCCCAAGGACTGCATTCACAGCTTGCACAGTAGCTGCTAAGTAGCATACTAAGGTATGTACTGCTCACCTGCTGGTTTTTGTGGAGGGCAGGGTATCCCAGCTGACAGGACAGTGTTTCACTTTGCTTAGTAGCGGTGCATTTGACATCTGTTCCATCGCTCTAAAATGACAGGGAAGTTTATTATCTCAGCACAGGCACGATTCCAGCAATGGAAGCCCAGAGTGGCTGTCTTTGTACAGGCACCAGTTTAGTATCACTGAAACTGACTGTCTAACTGAATAATCATAAAATCAAGTAGTAAAGACCTGACCTAAAACTGAGTgccattatattacatacagCTATGCTTACAGGAGCTGTTATGGATGCGTAGAACAAGTTTTTGGAGTAGGTGGCAATGACCCGGGCATTGTAAGCATTCTCATTCCTGTTTTCCACAGACACGGCGAAggagattttgtttgttttgtttccgtAGCTGACCAGCAAAGGCGCTTTTCTGCAACAACAAAGACTTCATGTAAGTgcaatattaacattaattgcTCAAAAAGCTTATGAAtaaccaaaataacaaatgtaaatgacagcAGTAAAATAGTAAACAGACAGAGTGTGATATGCAGCATCGGTAATACGAggcacttgcttaaattcatgaAATACAGTATACTGCTGAAGGAAAAGTTAGATCTATCAGTATACTGCTATATTATGTGCAACATAcagaatgtaattaaaattacTGGGAGAAGGCaatcagtgtgaaaaacagatgGAAACAGAGATGGATACAAGGCTGAGCTCCAACTCATTTTAAAggctgctgtgttgtttttccttcagCTGATGCTATTAAGTATACATCCCTCTCACACTATTTTTACGTGAATTAGTTATGTCAGCATTTGCTGCCTGTGTCCACAAATAGCTGAAGATCAGTTGTAAAACAATGCGTAAGatgtataaaaatgtcaaattagtTGGCCGTCTTGGAGATTTTCATTTCCACAAACAACAATGTAACTAAAAAGTACCAAAACAGGCTGTTCCAATAAGATGAGGGAGTGGCACAGTTAATCACAATACACTAGGGTGTGAACTGGTTTCTGTGGAAGCTCTTATATTTGACCGAAGTCCATGTGCAGTGAAGGTTTCTGGACGAGTGCATGTTCTCTGCAGACACTTCACTCGAGTGATGATACTCCACTGGAAACATGTGCTCTGTGAGAGACAACAGAAAAGAGCTGGCCTTTCTCTGCTCACCTGTCCTCCACCTTCAGCACCAggttactcacacacacttcatcaGAACCGCAGTCCTTCGAGAAGGGGATCTGCCAGCATAGAAAGAAAATTCGGGGTGGAATGCAATGCTTCTTGTCACAATAATAGTGTTTCCCCCGCCGTCACAAAGGAATTCATTTCACTTGTACTTGCATGGGCAAACCATTCAAAAACAATGCTTCCAGCCTAGTGCTGACCTTACTTGTGGAAAAAGGCATAAGGTTCTAATGGTACAAGCAAAAACACACGGAGCAGTTTGCAGCCTGAGGAAACTCACAAAGAACTCCCAGGCCTGTGGGCTCAGCATGTCCAGCACCGGGTTGTCACCAGGCTTCTGCAGGGCGATGTCCACTCGCACCCCGATGGAGCTCACAAAGTCTGGTGCATCCTGTTCAGTCACCAAAACACATCAACACTGTTTGGGACATTGTTAGGGTTAGCTAACTGGTTGTGAGCAGAATCCATGGACCACAGAAATCTCACAGTCCTGCCTCTGACAGTATTTGTTTGACTTAGCAGATACCTTTGTCCGGCTGGTCTAACAAAAGTCACATTTCGCTACCCATTTACAGCTGGGTATTAACAGGGAAGCTATTGAATTTCTGTACACACAGGGGCAGCACTCCGGCTCATCTTAAATTCGGCAAGATTCCGACTGCAAATCCAGCTACGCCGTATCCAAACCACACCACCGGCCTCTTCCTGTATCATGTGATAAACTCTTAATGACCAATATTCCCAGTTGCTACAAATGTCAATTTACCAACAGTGACATTTGGGGAAACATATGACTCTGATGACCTCTGTTTGGATTAAGGGAGAAGGCAGAGAAAGGCCTGTTACTAGAACTAAGTACAGCCCCCAGAATACATCAGTAACTTTCAACAAGAAAGCTCaagaaaaacaatcacagagcagagatctgtatgtgtttctttACAACACTGTCACGTCTTGccatttcaaatataatttcaaaacaTTGTAACTGTGATTTCATGGGAATGAAGATGTGCAATATTCAGAATTTAGATGTTTTCATCAGACATTTATCTGAATGGAGTGGAAAATATGGTACTACAATAATTTGCAGTTCACCTGCACGTAGACATCAGAGTCCTCGCATATTTCTGTGGTTGAAATACGGATGTCCTTCTGCAGATGGCGTTCGTTGTTGCTGGTGAACAGCCCCCTGGAGGTTACGCGCGATGACTGTAGGTCTGCGTCCAGAGTGATGTTGTAGGTTATGGCTGCATCCAGAacaaagagggagacagagagttTTTTGCCTCAGACAGAATAACACTGACTGCTTTTTGATTCAGCCTTAACCCTTCCtccaaaaaacaatgaataaatgcaacatGCTTtctaatattttaaaacataattttttcttctttaaggGTAAATGGCTGAATTAACTGCACAGGGTGGACCACCAACAGTGTGACGTGGGTTTGAGCAAGCAGGCTTACCAACAGGTCCCACGGGTGTTTTGGGCCTAAACACTGCACTGAAGCAGACTTTGATCTTGAAG belongs to Megalops cyprinoides isolate fMegCyp1 chromosome 5, fMegCyp1.pri, whole genome shotgun sequence and includes:
- the LOC118778410 gene encoding molybdopterin synthase catalytic subunit-like isoform X2, with protein sequence MNDGDGDPQDIVKLTHDKLSADAVSEAVVCPSCGAVSMFIGTTRNNFEGKKVVQLEYEAYVPMAESQLKKIFKDIRDRWTTVRHICVHHRLGRESLEAVAHCIEALKANVPIWKKEIYETEGSAWKENKECLWAGSGQK
- the LOC118778410 gene encoding molybdopterin synthase catalytic subunit-like isoform X1; translated protein: MNDGDGDPQDIVKLTHDKLSADAVSEAVVCPSCGAVSMFIGTTRNNFEGKKVVQLEYEAYVPMAESQLKKIFKDIRDRWTTVRHICVHHRLGVVPVTEASVIIGVSSPHRRESLEAVAHCIEALKANVPIWKKEIYETEGSAWKENKECLWAGSGQK